The window TAATATAGACTTCAGAGTTGTCAATTGATTTTCATGTATGGTTCGTCCAGCTAAGCCTGGTATGAGCTCATGTGTGGCCTCGAGTTGTACAATTGATACACTCTCCTGTTTGAGGTGTGCTTGGATCTGAGTTTACTATTCACTTGAAAAGTGAGCTTGCTGAATACCCGGGCAGTACTGGGTTATTTCTCTTTGGGGCCTACTCTGTTTATTGGGCCTGTAGTCCTTCAGTATATAATATATTCACTTGTATTCATtgttttgggcctgtaataatttataAACAAAACAAATGTGAAATTAGTGAAAAAGGGGAATAAGGCTCTTTAATTCTTACATAAatgggtagaaagcatgcctatagggtttaatTACTTTACTTGTTACTTTGTTTGGCATGCCCTATTTTATATACACtggtagaaagcatgcctataagaACTTAAATGCATTACCTGCTATCATGGATTATTTGCCCAACTTGTGCTATTATTGTGCGAATGTTCGATAACATGCATGTAGGATCGTGTGAAATAATTAAGATCGGCTTCCATCGATATTCATCTAGATACTATGTCTATAGGGCCTTAATTGACTAATCAAATTGTTGTTTTGTTATTCTTGTCATACTTCCCACCTAGACAACATGCATATAGGAACAAGCATGACGAATCGGTGTTCGAATATCAACTACTagagagcatgcctataggatattgcTACTCGCTTAGAAAACATAACAATAGGATCAAAATGAGtaattttgagttttttttttccaaTGTCTTCACTGCCCAGGCGCGTACCACCTAAAGATCATGTCTATAGACTTTAGTAACACTTATAATCTGTAATTTCGATAATCTAAGTAGCAGCACTACCCATGTGATTTTATTAAGCCATGTGGTCACATAGAAGCTATGCCTATAGGTTTAAACGACTTTCATACATCTTAATTCTAAAATTGCTCACGACTCTTCACTGCATAATCTGAAAATTTGTTTGCATGCCTTTGTtgctatgtgtggaggctaacatgagccactcgttgctattatgtgcagtcctacttgttttgaatgtgcgactagttttatcattttgagcaacctaagtaaagtctagaaccacttAAATAATAGgtccaaagcatcctggaccataggcgtgggacgggtagtgcacacatagggcacgacttagaattgaattagaatgcttttaagtaaataattttaacataataattgggtagcaggagatgatagtctgtgcccgctgaataagaTGAGCAACTCCTACTTAAagagagttgcgaagtattatttatgttgcacggggcgATCCTTTAggttaaaaaacttaggacccccctttttTCCTTACATGCTTGCTAAAGGATTGATTCACTAAAATAGGTTGACGCTTTTGTAATCCTTAGTGATCCTTAAATCTGTACCAATTATTCATATTGTTTATTTTCCTTACGTTGGTTTATGCTATAatagaactttcaactttcatatCTTTCTTTATGTGCTCACCTAGTTTAAtcatataatccacatagtttgaaattcggccgggacccaccgttgtggacctcaaagagtgcctaacaccttctctttgaggtaacttgagcccttacccaatctttgatggcattgactagtcaaacaaaattatttgcaaataggtgccctaacgtaccttaaaccgttaggtgacaactcttctcttttaatacccatttaaaagagttgtcacatgtcgaagcccgcttttgcgagaaaacggggcgcgacaacaACTAGTTCCTATCTGGTTCCTCGAGACTGTTTGGCAAATCATCAAAACATCAAATAGCATAATTTAacaattttttcctttttaatgaTGACAAACTCAATATTGATATCTCCGCTAAGCCTATGGATCAGACCTATAATCAACATGTTAACAACAATGTTCCCCCTGCGAAGCAGACCAATCTTTTATGCACGACACAACATATCAATTTAATTATATTCCTCCCCCCTGTTGACACCTATCTACTGTTAACATCAACGTTCCCCCTACAAAGCAAACCTATCTTTCATGCGCAACACAATATATCAATTTAATTATGTTCCTCCCTCCTGTTGACACCTATGTAACTTTCCCATTTTGGTATCATTGAAAAGGATAACAAAAGAAGCACAAGCAAAAAGAAGTTCAGCAAcgttaactcatgccacttgggtAACACAACATAAAAAATAACAAGAATAACAAGTGAATATCATTGCACAATATAGAGTGATGCCCATAGTAGAGTAATTATAACAAAATCACagcaatttcaattaataaaaaatatgacaATTTAAACAACTAAAGTACCAATGTCATCCAACATAAGGATAAAAAAAAGATAGAAATTTGAGGGAATTTGGAAGAGGTGAAAGACATGGGTCACTAGGAAGGAAGAAAATTAAGTGGCTAAGACTTTGATGAGCTTGTCCATTCGTTCCTTCACAGTCCTTTGATCAATGATCATCTGCTCACTCAGGTTCTCCACTTGTTTCCTCAATCTTTCATTCTTAACCTTCAACTGAGCATTCTCTTCTGCCAATGGATGACTGGGACCTGGTTCTCTACCTCTCTGAGCAGGCTGAACCATCAATCAGAACACCAAGAATCCCAAGCTTctgctcatcaagaacaaacTCAGTCCCATTCACATATAGCATCAGAGTATCACATACAACATAGAAGTTTTTTACTTCTTCTTTATATACTTTGGGACTCGAAGGAACAAAGAGGTGATTCTATTTTTGGAATTAAAAAATGTCAAGACGTTCCTCTATTTTTCAGCAATATCAAAGTCAAATACTCTGCCCAACAACACTTTTTAAGACTTCAGAGTCTCATTCCTCTCCAACTCTGATAACTCAACCTTTTGCTTTTGTAGGGAACCAGGCTCCTCAATCACACTGCCCTTTCTTTTCCTAAGCGGTTAGGTACCCCTCTTCTCCTTCTTAATCTGTTCACCCTTATCATCCGTTGCGTCTTTCTCAGCCGACTTTCTTTTTGCCATTTTTCtcttctttgaattccttctCACAAGTGGATTTTGTTTCACTTCATTCTCCACATTCACCACATCAGCAAGTGACTCCACTTTATCATCAATCCGCCTACTTTTCACCAATCCTTTTTACTATATTGGAGGTTCATTTAAACATAAAGCTCAAAAACGGTCATCATCAGAATCAACATCCTGAGACAGACTAGAGGGACCAGGTCCCTCATTCAGTTCCCCTTTTCCAGCACATTCACCAATTCCCCATGAGTTTCTTCACCAGTTCCTCCATCCTTCAAGGCTTCTACAAACACATCAACAATTTCAGCCTCactctctaaaatattagatcTACCCCGTTCCCTTTCCGTTAAAGCCTCATCAAAATCTATCGAAGACTTCTTAGGGTTTTGATTGAGATGCAGTTGGGATTTTGGAAGGTGATAGAGTCGGGTTCACTTCTGGCATATTTGGAGAGGATAATTCCGGTTGAgacatggttgattttggttTAGAAGAAAAGAATCATTTTTTTGAATGGGAATGAGAGAAGGAAATGGATTTTTGGGGCAACAAGTCACTTCAGAAGAGGTGTAACGTTTTGGACTTCAAAAGTTAGAACAGAGACGGGAATATCTTAATGACATGGCACTCAagcattttaaaaaatatatgagCATTGAAGAGACTACTAACCTGAGTCATACGGACCAGGTTCATTGACGATTTTTGAGTATATGAGCAAAAACTCCTAGAAGTACAATGTCACTCTTACTTGTTTTGTCCTGAAATTGCCATATGCGTATACCTGTGACAAAATAAAATTTGAGTTAGATTCCGCCAAAAAATAGCTTTTAGCATTGTACCTTTACTTCTTCACATAGCCAATGATCGGGGGACTAGGCCTTTGTTGAGATTGATCAACCCCAACTCCAGACGATTTCTTTCGAAATGTTCCCTGCTCAGTGCCTTGGTGAAGATATCTACAACTTGGTCCTCAGTCTTGCAGTACTTCATACAAATTAGACCCTTTTTAACATTATACCTCAAGAAGTGATGTCTCACATCAATGTGCTTGGTCCTTTTATGCTGCCTCGATTttttttgccatgttgagagcactTGTGTTGTCACACCATAAGGGCACACAATCCACAAACACATCAAAATCCTCAAATTGCTGCTTGATCCAAAGAAGTTGTGCACAACAAGAGACATTAGCCACATACTCATCTTCAGCAGTAGAAAGAGCCATAAAGTTTTATTTCTTTATACCCCATGAGGTCAAACATCACCCTAGAAAATATGCCATTCCATATGTACTCTTTATATCTACCAGATATTTAGCATAATCATTATCAGCATATGCAACCAAATCAAAATTATCTCCTAAAGGATAGAAGAGGACCAGATCATGCGTTCCCTTGAGATACCTCAAAATTCTTTTGGCAGCCTTCAAATGAGATTCTTTTTGGCTTGAATAGAATCTAGCACACAATCCAACACTAAAGACAATATTAGGTCTGCTAGAATTCAAGTGCAGATAGACCCAATGATACCCCTATACATAGCTTCATTGACAGAAGAACCAGGTTCGTCCATGTCTAGTCGAGTTGCAGTGGCAATAGGTGTATCAATGGTCTATTGATTGATCATATTACCTTTTGAAGCTTGCTTTATTTCTTGTTGTGTTTCCAAATACATCAAGCTTATTTCAGAACACCCGCCTAATTCCAATTATTATTTTGTCTAAAGGCCTAGGGACCAGGTGGCACACTTTGTTTCTCTCGAACTAATGGAGTTCTTCTTGCATAACAGCTATCCAgtcagcatctttcaatgcttTCTTGATCTTCTTAAGCTCAAT is drawn from Nicotiana tomentosiformis chromosome 12, ASM39032v3, whole genome shotgun sequence and contains these coding sequences:
- the LOC138902481 gene encoding uncharacterized protein; the protein is MTPYELLNGRKPKMTYLRAFGYKYFILNNGKKALEKFDAKSDLLSKQDIQDGEFTKVPGEAIDIANGKTDLMSQVKQSDEEDVAESPKGIEEPGPSITSIEAEHKATNVVLGTPDAGQRSESHTSVDVNDGSNMKEPGSLNPEVQTIDTPIATATRLDMDEPGSSVNEAMYRGIIGFYSSQKESHLKAAKRILRYLKGTHDLVLFYPLGDNFDLVAYADNDYAKYLVDIKNEYVANVSCCAQLLWIKQQFEDFDVFVDCVPLWRIDDKVESLADVVNVENEVKQNPLVRRNSKKRKMAKRKSAEKDATDDKGEQIKKEKRGT